From one Gossypium hirsutum isolate 1008001.06 chromosome D08, Gossypium_hirsutum_v2.1, whole genome shotgun sequence genomic stretch:
- the LOC107900690 gene encoding ABC transporter E family member 2, with protein MADRLTRIAIVSSDRCKPKKCRQECKKSCPVVKTGKLCIEVTPASKIAFISEELCIGCGICVKKCPFEAIQIINLPRDLDKDTTHRYGPNTFKLHRLPVPRPGQVLGLVGTNGIGKSTALKVLAGKLKPNLGRFNNPPDWQEILTYFRGSELQNYFTRILEDNLKAIIKPQYVDHIPKAVQGNVGQVLDQKDEREMKAELCADLELNQVIDRNVGDLSGGELQRFAIAVVAIQNAEIYMFDEPSSYLDVKQRLKAAQVIRSLLRPNSYVIVVEHDLSVLDYLSDFICCLYGKPGAYGVVTLPFSVREGINIFLAGFVPTENLRFRDESLTFKVAETPQESAEEIETYARYKYPTMTKTQGNFKLKVMEGEFTDSQIIVMLGENGTGKTTFIRMLAGLLKPDNVEGSDVEIPEFNVSYKPQKISPKFQSTVRHLLHQKIRDSYMHPQFVSDVMKPLLIEQLMDQEVVNLSGGELQRVALCLCLGKPADIYLIDEPSAYLDSEQRIVASKVIKRFILHAKKTAFVVEHDFIMATYLADRVIVYEGKPSVDCIANSPQSLLTGMNLFLSHLDITFRRDPTNYRPRINKLDSTKDREQKSAGSYYYLDD; from the exons ATGGCGGATCGCTTGACGCGTATCGCGATTGTCAGCTCCGACCGCTGCAAGCCCAAGAAGTGCCGTCAGGAATGCAAGAAGAGCTGTCCTGTTGTTAAAACTG GGAAACTTTGCATTGAGGTTACCCCTGCCTCAAAGATTGCTTTCATCTCTGAGGAGTTGTGCATTGGTTGTGGTATCTGTGTCAAG AAATGCCCATTTGAAGCAATTCAAATCATCAACTTACCAAGGGATTTGGATAAAGATACAACCCATAGATATGGCCCCAATACTTTTAAACTACACAG GTTACCAGTTCCAAGGCCTGGGCAAGTTCTCGGTCTGGTTGGAACCAATGGCATTGGAAAATCAACTGCTCTTAAAGTTTTGGCTGGGAAGCTAAAGCCAAACTTGGGTCGATTCAAT AATCCTCCAGATTGGCAGGAAATCTTGACCTACTTTCGAGGATCTGAGTTGCAGAACTATTTTACCCGCATCTTGGAGGATAATCTCAAG GCCATCATCAAGCCACAGTATGTTGATCATATTCCAAAGGCAGTCCAAGGCAATGTGGGACAGGTGCTTGACCAAAAAGATGAGAGAGAGATGAAGGCTGAACTCTGTGCTGATCTTGAACTAAACCAGGTCATAGATCGTAATGTTGGGGATTTATCAGGTGGGGAGCTCCAGAGATTTGCTATTGCTGTTGTCGCCATACAGAATGCTGAGATATATATGTTTGATGAGCCTTCAAGTTACCTTGATGTTAAACAGAGACTGAAAGCAGCACAGGTCATTCGATCTCTGCTCAGGCCTAATAG CTATGTTATTGTGGTCGAGCATGATCTTAGTGTCCTGGATTACTTGTCGGATTTCATTTGCTGCTTGTATGGAAAACCGGGTGCATATGGAGTCGTAACCCTTCCCTTCTCTGTAAGAGAGGGAATCAATATCTTCTTGGCTGGATTTGTACCTACTGAAAATCTAAGGTTTCGAGATGAATCTTTGACCTTCAAG GTAGCTGAGACCCCACAGGAAAGTGCTGAAGAAATTGAAACCTATGCACGATACAAATACCCAACCATGACTAAAACTCAGGGCAATTTTAAACTTAAAGTTATGGAGGGTGAATTTACTGATTCTCAGATTATTGTAATGCTGGGTGAGAATGGTACTGGGAAGACCACATTTATTCGTATGCTG GCTGGTTTGTTGAAACCTGATAACGTAGAAGGTTCAGATGTGGAGATACCTGAGTTTAATGTTTCATACAAACCTCAAAAGATCAGTCCCAAATTTCAATCTACTGTCCGGCACTTGCTGCATCAAAAGATACGTGATTCATACATGCACCCCCAGTTTGTTTCAGATGTGATGAAGCCTCTTCTCATTGAGCAATTAATGGATCAGGAAGTGGTTAATCTCTCTGGAGGAGAGTTGCAAAGAGTTGCATTATGCTTATGTCTTGGAAAG CCAGCAGATATTTATCTGATAGATGAACCAAGTGCTTATCTGGACTCCGAGCAGCGTATTGTTGCTTCTAAAGTCATAAAGAGGTTTATCCTCCATGCAAAGAAAACTGCGTTTGTGGTCGAGCATGATTTTATAATGGCGACTTACCTCGCAGATAGAGTTATTGTGTATGAGGGGAAGCCTTCAGTGGATTGTATTGCAAACTCTCCTCAGTCCTTGTTAACTGGCATGAATCTGTTCCTATCT CATCTGGACATCACTTTTAGGCGGGACCCAACCAATTACCGACCGAGAATCAACAAACTGGACTCAACCAAGGATAGAGAGCAAAAGTCTGCTGGGTCATATTATTACCTAGATGATTGA
- the LOC107900688 gene encoding glycine-rich protein A3, with translation MGKDKHKPDDKGLFSHLAHGGHGHPPGGYPPAGAYPPQGYPPAGYPPQGGYPPHGYPPSGYPGASHSGHSGMGALLAGGAAAAAAAMGAHHVSHGAHGAHGAYGAHGAYGAHGFGHGHHGKFKHHGGGKFKHHGGKFKHGKHGKFKHGKHGGGKFRKWK, from the exons ATGGGGAAGGACAAGCATAAGCCTGATGATAAGGGTCTGTTTTCACATCTTGCTCATGGTGGTCATGGACACCCTCCTGGCGGATATCCACCGGCTGGAGCGTACCCCCCTCAAGGCTATCCACCAGCTGGCTACCCTCCTCAAGGAGGATACCCCCCTCACGGCTATCCACCATCTGGCTATCCTGGTGCATCCCATTCAG gGCACAGTGGCATGGGAGCGCTGCTTGCAGGTGGTGCAGCAGCTGCCGCAGCTGCTATGGGGGCTCACCACGTGTCTCATGGTGCTCATGGTGCTCATGGTGCTTATGGTGCTCATGGTGCTTATGGTGCTCATGGGTTTGGTCATGGTCATCATGGGAAGTTCAAACATCATGGTGGTGGGAAGTTTAAGCATCATGGGGGGAAATTCAAGCACGGGAAGCATGGGAAATTTAAGCACGGAAAGCATGGAGGCGGCAAATTCAGGAAGTGGAAGTGA
- the LOC107899879 gene encoding uncharacterized protein: MLERSNKNGATQLDFGVSIRPVTSVGSVQNTPRPKCKYCEKYHPSECRGKEGACYKYGAINHFIRNCHQLQREEEEQKEKQLATYQRSRRSGQNSATGIARLGMKDSASGSEAKTPARQSVIVNLVCRNCPLKVEGCEFPADLMFLPFREFDVILGMDWFTKYDALVNCREKHINLKGHTGEVISVESENPNDTIRIISTFSAQRLLCKGNEAFFAYILDARDSESKLDQLPVVNEFANVFLEELLGLPPDREVEFVIDFFSRNNSDISNTILYGTS; the protein is encoded by the exons ATGCTGGAACGATCAAATAAGAATGGGGCGACTCAACTTGATTTCGGGGTATCTATTAGACCTGTTACTAGTGTGGGCAGTGTACAGAATACTCCTAGGCCTAAATGCAAATATTGTGAAAAATATCATCCTAGTGAATGTAGAGGCAAAGAGGGAGCTTGTTACAAATACGGAGCCATTAATCATTTTATTCGAAACTGTCATCAATTGCAAAGAGAGGAGGAAGAGCAAAAAGAGAAACAGTTGGCCACTTATCAACGAAGTAGACGATCAGGCCAAAACAGTGCTACTGGAATAGCTCGTTTGGGTATGAAAGATTCTGCTTCCGGATCAGAGGCTAAGACACCTGCAC GCCAAAGTGTGATAGTTAATTTAGTGTGTCGAAATTGTCCATTAAAAGTAGAAGGCTGTGAATTCCCTGCTGATTTGATGTTTctaccctttcgggaatttgatgttattctgggaatggattggtttaCGAAGTATGATGCTTTAGTGAATTGTCGAGAGAAACATATTAATCTGAAAGGTCATACAGGGGAGGTAATTTCGGTTGAGTCAGAGAATCCAAATGATACTATAAGAATTATCTCAACTTTTTCTGCTCAGAGATTGTTGTGTAAAGGTAATGAAGCATTTTTCGCCTACATTCTTGATGCTCGGGATtctgaatcaaagttagatcAATTACCAGTTGTTAATGAGTTTGCTAATGTGTTTCTTGAGGAATTATTGGGTTTACCACCTGATcgtgaagttgaatttgtaattgattttttttccagAAACAACTCTGATATCAGTAACACCATATTGTATGGCACCagttga